In Paraburkholderia caribensis, a single window of DNA contains:
- the recJ gene encoding single-stranded-DNA-specific exonuclease RecJ, whose translation MTRIVTRPCSPADAEALIRHGLHPVLARLYASRGVCLPDELETGLARLTPPASLKGCDAAAALLADAIEGGRRMLVVADYDCDGATACAVAVRGLRMFGAQIDYLVPNRFEYGYGLTPEIVALAAQRPGGKPDLLITVDNGIASVDGVEAANALGIDVLVTDHHLPGDDLPAARAIVNPNQPGCTFPSKCIAGVGVMFYVLLALRAELRRRGAFGETRPEPRLDGLLDLVALGTVADVVKLDGNNRVLVAQGLQRIRNGRMQPGIAALFRAAGRDARSASGFDLGFALGPRLNAAGRLSDMSLGIDCLTTDDVGRAWELAQQLDTMNRERREIEAGMQQQALDDLSTFDPAGSTTITLFNASWHQGVIGIVAGRLKEKFHRPSFTFALADDGGATVKGSGRSIPGFHLRDALDLVSKREPGLIAKFGGHAMAAGLTIATADIPRFTAAFERVGREWLTQEVLARTVETDGDLEDAYFTPQFVEMIDAAVWGQGFPAPVFSGEFEVMSQALVKDKHLKLQLMRGRQRFNAIWFNHTDPLPARTTVAYRLSADTWNGVARVQLIVEHAVL comes from the coding sequence ATGACTCGAATCGTTACGCGCCCTTGCTCTCCCGCCGACGCCGAAGCGCTGATCCGGCACGGCCTGCACCCCGTGCTCGCGCGCCTTTATGCATCGCGCGGCGTGTGCCTGCCCGATGAACTCGAGACGGGACTCGCGCGCCTGACGCCGCCCGCCTCGCTCAAGGGCTGCGATGCCGCCGCCGCGCTGCTCGCCGATGCCATCGAAGGCGGGCGCCGCATGCTGGTCGTCGCGGACTACGACTGCGACGGCGCGACGGCTTGCGCTGTCGCGGTGCGCGGTTTGCGGATGTTCGGCGCGCAGATCGACTATCTGGTGCCGAACCGCTTCGAGTACGGCTACGGGCTCACGCCCGAAATCGTCGCGCTGGCCGCGCAACGGCCGGGCGGCAAGCCCGACCTGCTGATTACCGTCGACAACGGCATTGCGAGCGTCGATGGGGTGGAGGCGGCGAACGCGCTCGGCATCGACGTGCTCGTCACCGATCACCATTTGCCCGGCGACGACCTGCCCGCCGCGCGCGCGATCGTCAATCCGAACCAGCCGGGCTGTACGTTCCCGAGCAAGTGCATCGCGGGCGTCGGCGTGATGTTCTATGTGCTGCTCGCGCTGCGCGCCGAACTGCGCCGCCGTGGCGCCTTCGGCGAGACGCGTCCGGAGCCGCGCCTGGATGGGCTGCTCGATCTCGTCGCGCTCGGCACGGTCGCTGACGTCGTGAAGCTCGACGGCAACAATCGCGTGCTGGTGGCGCAGGGCTTGCAGCGTATCCGCAACGGCCGCATGCAGCCGGGCATCGCCGCCCTGTTTCGCGCCGCGGGCCGCGATGCACGCAGCGCGTCGGGCTTCGATCTCGGCTTCGCGCTGGGCCCGCGACTGAATGCGGCGGGACGGCTGTCGGACATGTCGCTGGGCATCGACTGCCTGACGACGGACGACGTCGGGCGCGCCTGGGAACTCGCGCAGCAGCTCGACACGATGAACCGCGAGCGGCGCGAAATCGAAGCGGGCATGCAGCAGCAGGCGCTCGACGACCTGTCGACGTTCGATCCTGCCGGCTCGACGACGATCACGCTGTTCAACGCGAGCTGGCACCAGGGCGTGATCGGCATCGTGGCCGGGCGGCTGAAGGAGAAATTCCACCGGCCGTCGTTCACGTTCGCGCTGGCCGACGACGGCGGCGCCACCGTCAAGGGCTCGGGCCGCTCGATTCCGGGCTTCCATCTGCGCGATGCGCTCGATCTCGTGTCGAAGCGCGAGCCGGGGCTGATCGCCAAATTCGGCGGCCACGCGATGGCGGCGGGCCTGACGATCGCCACGGCCGATATTCCGCGCTTCACGGCGGCGTTCGAGCGGGTTGGGCGCGAGTGGCTGACGCAGGAGGTGCTGGCGCGGACGGTCGAGACGGATGGCGATCTGGAAGATGCGTATTTCACACCGCAATTCGTCGAGATGATCGATGCGGCTGTCTGGGGACAGGGGTTTCCGGCGCCTGTTTTTTCGGGCGAGTTCGAGGTGATGTCGCAGGCGCTGGTGAAGGATAAGCATCTGAAGCTGCAGTTGATGCGCGGGCGCCAGCGGTTCAATGCGATCTGGTTCAATCACACGGATCCCTTGCCGGCGAGGACGACGGTGGCCTATCGGTTGTCGGCGGATACGTGGAATGGCGTTGCACGTGTGCAACTGATCGTTGAGCATGCAGTGCTCTAG